TAAGGGTCCTCACCTTTCACTCTAACAGGTTTGAtggaatttacttttttttttttttttaatatttctgtttatgttgcaagtcatttttatttgtatagcatgTTTCAGAACCAATGTTTACAGAACATTTAGAGAAAATTGTGTTGACATGAATCATACAGTGCTGGTGAATGGTGACCAAAACTTTGATGCTCCAAACTTTGAATAACGCTGCATAAATATGATTCATATTACaccatttgtttaattattgtcTTCGGAAGCAACATAATCAGTTTAGCAGAGGCCAAAAAATAAACGTTAGTTCTTTTCCACTATAAATCTTGATTGTTTGTTCAGCTCAACAGGAAGATGCTGCAGTAAGAGGATGAGCACAAAGGAACAAATCCTGAGCTCTGTGGGTGGAGCCACAAATGAGTAAACTCTGCAGGGTGGCGGCCCTTCAAGAACTCAGTTTGACACCACTGCTCTAAACTGATGAAGTCATTTACACTGATGTTCAGTGGTGGATAAAAGCGTTTTCTTATACAACATACTGCTGCTTTGAAAtcataattgatcattttacgCAAAACTACTCAACACAATTATAATCGTGCAGCTTCACAAATggataatatataattttatggtCTCAAAATgctcaatatttgtttttttgtgtttctgtaACTTGCCTGTTAAATGACCGGTTTTATTTGTGATCATCTCATATGTGTTTTTACAAACCTACCACCAGAGGTCACCATCTACTCCTACTGATATCAGCATCAGCTGTAAATCACCAGTGtcactaactaactaactaaataaatattattattattattattattaataatcttattattcatctttgaaattaatcattttatttcactattttactttagttttagtcCACATATGTTGCCTTCTTGTTAAGGGAGGGACACTGATATTTCTGCTGATGGGCATTAAAACAGTGTTAACCACAAAAAGTTCATCAGTCTAGAGCTGTAAGTGCATGTGTAAAAAACAGTCATTTGGCTGCTGTTGATCTGATGAGCTTCAACACAGTAAGACAAACACACTCGTACTTCAATGAAAACGATGATGATTATTGCTCATATAACATATGTGTCATAAGTGCTgattaattatgtattatagATATATTTGATGCTGATGTCGGTCAGAATGGCTCCTCGTCTTCCTCTGATCTTTCTGCTCATGATTCACGGTAAGTCTCTGTTACATTCACATTAGAAACACTctgatgttttaatttaagGCCTCACAGTGATCGGCGGATGAGCACTTTCTTCTGTCCTGTACTCACATATTTGCTTTTAGACAGGAAGTTTGGATGAGATACGTCAAAGGACTTTAATAAAATGTCTAATGGTCTTTTGCTATTTGTTACTCAGTGTCAGGTGGTTTAGAAGGGACGTGCTCATTGTTCAGAGCATCTGGCTGGACAAAATGTGGTGTAACACCAGATTGTGAAAATCTCTAGCTCATGTTTGCGGAAGTAAATGtgtatatgttaaatatttattgtgtcAAAGGCATTTACTAGCATATAGATGAGGTGAGAGATGTTAGGCAAAGTAAAAGCCACAAAACTAACAGTGGGTTTTTAATAAGGCAAGtctgattttttgtttattggttTTCATTATTTGATCGTGCAGCATGTTGTTCACAGCTAatttcctgtttgttttttcactcCTTTGTCACTGTGctttttatttctgcttttctGCAACACCCTTCATAAAAGCTGATGATGACCTTCACATAAATTATCACTCAATAGATTCTGGGAAAATTGGGTCTTATTTTCTGTAATGAGTTGTTGTTTTAAAGTGGTAGAAAGTAAGAAAGTATTGTGTTCATGGTCTGTTGTAAGAgataaaatagcattttcatCCTGATTAATTCTGTGTTTCAGGGGGTTTTAATGCTGACTGGGGTGTGAGCTACAGTCATTCACACATCTGTGCACTAAAGAACTCATCAGTGATAATGAGCTGCACTTATACATACCCTACTGGATATCAGATCAATAAAATGTTCTGGACCAAAAACCCTGTGAAAGATAAAGAGCCTCCTGATCTGTCTAAGGATCCTGAATACAGTCAGAGGCTTCAGTATCTGGGAGATAAACAGCAGAACTGCACCGTCAGActgaatcatgtgacacagaaggATTCACACAAGTACTGTTTCAGATTCATCACTGATAAACCTGGTGGCACATGGCTTGGTCATACAGGAGTGTCTCTTACTGTCACAGGTGACTTTCATGAGGTTTCACCCTTCTTCTGTTCATTATGTTGAATAATAATGAGTGTGTGACAGCAGCACTagatataatgtgtgtgttgtgttcagaTCTTCAGGTGGAGTCTCCTGAGAGAGTGACAGAGGGAGATTCAGTCCGTCTGACATGTAAAAGCAGCTGCACTCTGACTGACAGAGCAACATTCATCTGGTACAGAAACTCACAGCCATTAACTGAGAGAAGAGACAGAAACAATGAACTCCTGCTGCAGTCAGTCAGAAGAGAGGATGCAGGCAGATATAGCTGTGCTCTACATAGACACACTTACATCTCTCTTCCTGTTTATCTCAATGTCATGTGTAAATATGaatttgaaaagttttttttttttttttctgttcaaagGAGTACTAGCTCTTGGTAATTGTACTTTTGCGAAAATTatatgtctgaaaaaaaaacagagcatGTTTTTCTAAATCACAACAGATCACTTTTAAGTCTGAGAAGGGCATACGAATAGATCGCCTTTGAAAAATCATATAAACTATGCATATATGTAACTGAAGCTGCAGTCTttacacatacagtaaataaatattgataaacaTCTGATCTCTATCAGTCTGTCTGGTGAAATAATTAATGATTAGTAAGTGTGTGCTATCAAATTTACTTAAtgttatttgttaatgtttttgtatttgtgttagATCCACCAAAGAGTGTCTCAGTGTCCATGAGTCCATCTGGTGAAAtaatggagggagattcagtgactctgagCTGCAAcagtgattcaaacccaccTGCAGAAATCAGCTGGTTTAAAGGAGAAACGTTTGTAAGATCTGGAAGAATCTACAGCATCTCAAAGATCAGCTCTGATCACAGTGGAGAATACAAGTGCAAGTCCATCAGTGTACATGGAAATAAATACTCTGATGCTATGAATTTAAACGTCATGTgtgagtattttttattattattattattatttattttatttattgatttatttttattttattttatttttttaatttcaagctACATTAGTAACATTTCAAATGTATCTTATTTTGGTGGCTGTTATCAGATTCTCCCAGGAGTATCTCAGTGTCCATAAATGGATCTGGTGAAAtagtggagggagattcagtgactctgagCTGCAAcagtgattcaaacccaccTGCAGAAATCAACTGGTTTAAAGGACAGACCGTTGTTGTTACGTGgttgctggtgctggatggaagacaggatacaacgtacgacacaaatcttattttaatcacTTCCAAGAGGAActggcaggaacacagagcgataatccacacacgtagaaccacaaatcaacaataaagaccgacaaggGGAGTGAGGCACAAAGAACActatatacacagaaacaggggagtggctACAAACGAGATAACAAGGGGAAGTCCAAATACGGGTaagactaaaccaaaaacaCTAAACCAAGAGGGGGAGAAAACGGAACAAACCAAAAGAACAAGAAACACTGGGGGAAAAACACTAGGAGACATGTAACAGTTGTAGGATCTGGAAGAATCTACAACATCTCAAAGATCAGCTCTGATCACAGTGGAGAATACAAGTGCAAGTCCATCAATAAACATGGAAAGAAATACTCTGAAGCTGTGACTTTAAATGTCATGTGTgagtattgtatttattttattttattttattttattaatgaatgaatgaattaattaatttatttatttgtttatttgtttgtaatttcaGTTCACATTAGTAACATTTCAAATGTATCTTATTTTGGTGGCTGTTATCAGATTCTCCCAGGAACGTCTCAGTGTCCATAACTGGATCTGCTGAAATAGTGGAaggtgattcagtgactctgatctgcagcagtgattcaaacccaccTGCTCTGAACTTCAGCTGGTTTAAGGAGGATGAATCCTCATCTGTTGGATCTGGACAGAGTTTCAGTGCACTACAGAGTGGACGCTTCTACTGTGAGGCTCACAATCAACATGGATCTCAGAGATCAGACGCTGTTACTGTCACAGGTGAAGCTTTTATTAACACTCCTGTATCTTCACATCATTCATCAGTTTGTTAATTATGATGATCGTCCTCTTTTAGTTCATCATGGTgctggtaaaaatgtttttgtgatcACAGCAGCATCTGGAGGAggattcatcatcatcatcatcatcatcctatggtttaaaatgtgagttcagtaaaaaaaaaaaaaaaaaaaaaaaaaactcctgtaATTATATGTACACCTTTGTTTTTATATAGTAGAAAATAGCTCATatgtttattaatctttaagAACAGCATACTTTCTCTCTATACATTTGTTGAAATGCTGTTAATGTCTGTGATTATAACAGGAGAAAACAAAGCCATGTTAAAAATGAAGATCTCACAATGAAAAAGGTAAATCATTCAAACACAACTTTACAAACCATCAATCAATCAGCCATTATGTGTTGTTGTGCTTGGTCtgagaaatgttttgaaaaaaaatgattcatttgtcTCAATTATGTATTGTCTTGTATTTCAGCCTGATGCTGCCATGAGGTGAGAAACAACTTAACCAGCACTAATTCATCAGCACAGATAATCTAGTCTAAACATCACTGTGctcctgtttgttttttaggCAATCACATGTTCAAATTGTAGCAGATGCATCAGTGATCTACAGCAGCGTCACATGAGCAAAGAGACCACAAAGCCTGTGTTCAGTTGTTTATTGAGCGACTGTTGGATAATTCTATAGTTGTGCAGTAATTTTCTCATCTGTTTGAACCACAACCACTGTAAATGTTCAAAACTCTTTATTTttcgtttatttttttatttttacatcacaCTATGCCAAGTTCTAAAAATGCACAGCTTGTagcttattttaaaacaatattgcagttattaaaaatatgttttcacaAGCTAACAGTCTGTAGAACTTTCAATATTaacattctatttttttatgtattattgtattttaaaaagagtTTCCTTTTCATGTTTCActttgtatgattttaaaactTGGGTTGATGCTTCAATAAACCTGATTGACCTCTAAgccatttaatataaaataggtatagttcacccaaaaacatgTTGTTGCatacctgtaagaccttcgttcatctgtggaacacaaattaagatattttgatatgTTTGATGCATCTGACGGTGACGTGGAAGAGCACTGTATTCTGTTTCACTTCTGTAGCAGAAAAACAGCAGCTTTGCAGCTTCTTTCATACTGGTCAAACACAAACTAAACATACTCTTGTCTTGGCCAAACTATTCAATATTCTGCATGATTAATCACTGCAAGACATTTGTGAATATGGATTGGTTAAATATCCAGTTTATGTTAGTGTCTGTATCTGGTACAAGTGAAGTGACTGAGGTTTCTGACCCATGTCAGGAATGCAGCAATAGTGTTTAgaataaatacaatgtaaaaacttgtttttaaaaaagccaaATTCTAACAGTAATAATGTTTTCAATGTGAGTATAAGTGTCCCAATCttataaaaaaaaccaaaagaaaactaattaactaaacaaaaacagttatgatgtttttcttcaagttaaatACATCTACTAAGATGTTTAGAGAACAGGAAATATTACAGGAAAATACAGCATAAAATTAAACGGTGAGCTTACTTcactttaacatttatatttctatacaataacattcatttaattCCAGTTACATCATGTTTCTGAAactataaagaaataaaatgcttCACTGACTCTGTCAATCTTATGTGGCTCCGCCCACAAAGCTCAGAATTGGTTCATTTGTGCTCCACCTCTTACTGCAGCCTTTCATATTGTTCAAAAACAGGCAATAACATGAAGAAAAACTGACTGAAGTTCATCAACAATGTTATGAAACCTTCCACAAGATACATAAAACAATCAAACTAGTGCTGAAGAGAGTTTTATATATGTTGTACATATGTTGTAGATAGCTGCAGGTTCAGACACTTACTGATGGATTCTCATGTTTAGGATCAGGATTCTTCAGGAGGTCTGTGATGAAAGGTCTGTGTGAAAGAGAGCCATAGATCAGTCATGTGATCCTCTGTGATGATGATCTGACTTTGACATCTCACTTACTGTGATCTCAAGAGCTGAATATAGACATCTCAGTtaacgtcacttgcagctgtgcACACATTGTGGTggaagaaaaacactggtaacaagtggagggaaatgggcaaaatccatggaataagagaaaaaaaaatgttgtgcttttggatgtcagaatcagaatgcaaatcatttcTCATAGAATACTGTCATTAGAGACGCGATTTGAAAAAaagtagaaagttcaaaatataaactcaaaatgaccttttttattcttttaatccATGGATTCCATACTTTAAAGCTGTCATTTTCTGTCACCAGATAGGCTCCAtccataaaaaaacattctgatatcaggctttttaaatgattcattaactGAATCATATGagtaatttgtttgtgaatcagacactgtttgtttttgtgttcatgTTATGAGGACATTTCAACAGGTTTTGATTTTCTGATTCTGAAGTTGTGACTGGTTGATTTACCTTCACTGTGAGATCTTCAGATTTACTCCTTCGTTTCTTTCTGTAATAATGACAGACATTAACAGCATACTgatgattatatttaaaaatatcaatgGTTTTGGTTCTCACATTACAaagaggatgatgatgatgagcaTGACTAATGCTCCACATGCCACTGCGATCCCAAAAATGACATGCCAACTGGATCTGGGATGAACTGAAAGAGAGAAACATAACAGCTAAGATCAACTGTCCGGACCAAAGAACGTTATACAGGTTTGCTCTTTCAGACCTTCACCTGTGACAGTAACAGCATCTGATCTCTGTGATCCATGTTGATTGTGAGCCTCACAGTAGAAGCGTCCACTCTGTAGTGCAATAAAACTCTGTCCAGATCCAACAGCTGAGGATTCATCCTCCTTAAACCAGCTGAAGTTCAGACCAggtgggtttgaatcactgctgcagatcagagtcactgaatcacctTCCACTATTTCACCAGATCCACTTATGGACACTGAGATGTTCCTTGGTGGATCTGaaacagacaaaataatttatgttttacaaCTGTCAACTAATCTGTTACCAGTTACTGAATCATCATAAACTCACACATGACATTTAAAGTCACGGTATCAGAGTATTTCTCTCCATGTTTATTGATGGACTTGCACTTGTATTCTCCACTGTGATCAGAGCTGATCTTTGAGATGCTGTAGATTCTTCCAGATCTTACAAACATTTCTCCTCTAAACCAGCTGATTTCTGCAGGTGGGTTTGAATCAGTGCTGCAGTTttgagtcactgaatctccctccattaTTTCACCAGATGAACTAATGGACACTGAGACACTCTTTGGAGGATCTTATAAAAAATTGAAGTGCAGTTACACACACAAATTCaactaatttgaaaaataaaataaaataaaacaaaacaaaacaaaacaaaataaaataaaaatctgacaGTACTCACACATGACATTGAGATGAACAGCAGGAGAGATGTAAGTGTGTCCATGTAGAGCACAGCTATATCTGCCTGCATCCTCTCTTCTGACTGACTGCAGCAGGAGTTCATTGTTTCTGTCTCTTCTCTCAGTTAATGGCTGTGAGTTTCTGTACCAGATGAATGTTGCTCTGTCAGTCAGAGTGCAGCTGCTTTTACATGTCAGACGGACTGAATCTCCCTCTGTCACTCTCTCAGGAGACTCCACCTGAAGAtctgaacacaacacacacattatatctAGTGCTGCTGTCACACACTCATTATTATTCAACATAATGCACAGAAGAAGAGTGAATCCTCATGAAAGTCACCTGTGACAGTAAGATTCACTCCTGGTTTACCAGTCCATTTCACATCAGGTTTATCAGTGATGGATCTGAAATAGTACATGTGTTCATCTTTCTGTGTCACATTATTCAGTCTGATGGTGCAGTTCTGCTGTTTATCTCCCAGATACTGAAGCCTCTGACTGTATTCAGGATCCTCAGACAGATTTGGATGCTCTTCACCAACTCTTATAAGGTTTTTGGTCCAGAACACTTTCATGATCTGATATCCAGTAGGGTATGTATAAGTGCAGCTCATTATCACTGATGAGTTCTTTAGTGCACAGATGTGTGAATGACTGTAACTCACACCCC
The window above is part of the Labeo rohita strain BAU-BD-2019 unplaced genomic scaffold, IGBB_LRoh.1.0 scaffold_148, whole genome shotgun sequence genome. Proteins encoded here:
- the LOC127158362 gene encoding B-cell receptor CD22-like; translation: MSFNTIYLMLMSVRMAPRLPLIFLLMIHGGFNADWGVSYSHSHICALKNSSVIMSCTYTYPTGYQINKMFWTKNPVKDKEPPDLSKDPEYSQRLQYLGDKQQNCTVRLNHVTQKDSHKYCFRFITDKPGGTWLGHTGVSLTVTDLQVESPERVTEGDSVRLTCKSSCTLTDRATFIWYRNSQPLTERRDRNNELLLQSVRREDAGRYSCALHRHTYISLPVYLNVMYPPKSVSVSMSPSGEIMEGDSVTLSCNSDSNPPAEISWFKGETFVRSGRIYSISKISSDHSGEYKCKSISVHGNKYSDAMNLNVMYSPRSISVSINGSGEIVEGDSVTLSCNSDSNPPAEINWFKGQTVVVTWLLVLDGRQDTTYDTNLILITSKRNWQEHRAIIHTRRTTNQQ
- the LOC127158363 gene encoding B-cell receptor CD22 isoform X1: MLMSIRMSPSLPLIFLLMIYGVSSAGWGVSYSHSHICALKNSSVIMSCTYTYPTGYQIMKVFWTKNLIRVGEEHPNLSEDPEYSQRLQYLGDKQQNCTIRLNNVTQKDEHMYYFRSITDKPDVKWTGKPGVNLTVTDLQVESPERVTEGDSVRLTCKSSCTLTDRATFIWYRNSQPLTERRDRNNELLLQSVRREDAGRYSCALHGHTYISPAVHLNVMYPPRNISVSISGSGEIVEGDSVTLICSSDSNPPGLNFSWFKEDESSAVGSGQSFIALQSGRFYCEAHNQHGSQRSDAVTVTVHPRSSWHVIFGIAVACGALVMLIIIILFVIKKRRSKSEDLTVKTFHHRPPEES
- the LOC127158363 gene encoding B-cell receptor CD22 isoform X2, which translates into the protein MSVRMSPPLPLIFLLMIYGVSSAGWGVSYSHSHICALKNSSVIMSCTYTYPTGYQIMKVFWTKNLIRVGEEHPNLSEDPEYSQRLQYLGDKQQNCTIRLNNVTQKDEHMYYFRSITDKPDVKWTGKPGVNLTVTDLQVESPERVTEGDSVRLTCKSSCTLTDRATFIWYRNSQPLTERRDRNNELLLQSVRREDAGRYSCALHGHTYISPAVHLNVMYPPRNISVSISGSGEIVEGDSVTLICSSDSNPPGLNFSWFKEDESSAVGSGQSFIALQSGRFYCEAHNQHGSQRSDAVTVTVHPRSSWHVIFGIAVACGALVMLIIIILFVIKKRRSKSEDLTVKTFHHRPPEES